The following are encoded together in the Halopseudomonas salegens genome:
- the hisH gene encoding imidazole glycerol phosphate synthase subunit HisH — translation MSNNVAVIDYGMGNLHSVAKALEHVGALRVEVTSDPATILAADRVVLPGVGAIRDCVSELRQLELDQTVLGLVGELPLLGICVGMQMLFEHSEENNGVDTLGLFPGHVRFFGDELKETDGSRLKVPHMGWNQVTQTIDHPIWHRIEQDARFYFVHSYYASPEKSNQVAGRCHYGVDFAAAMIRDNVFATQFHPEKSHTNGLQLLRNFLAWDGRW, via the coding sequence ATGAGCAATAATGTAGCCGTTATCGACTATGGCATGGGCAACCTGCACTCGGTGGCCAAGGCTCTCGAACATGTTGGCGCCCTGCGGGTGGAAGTCACCAGCGATCCGGCGACCATTCTGGCCGCCGATCGCGTGGTATTGCCCGGTGTGGGCGCCATTCGCGACTGCGTCAGCGAGCTGCGCCAGCTGGAACTGGACCAGACCGTTCTCGGCCTGGTCGGAGAGCTACCCTTGCTGGGTATTTGCGTAGGCATGCAGATGCTGTTCGAGCACAGCGAAGAAAACAACGGCGTAGATACCCTGGGGCTGTTTCCAGGCCACGTGCGTTTTTTCGGCGACGAGCTGAAAGAAACCGACGGTAGCCGATTGAAGGTCCCGCACATGGGCTGGAACCAGGTTACCCAGACCATTGACCACCCGATCTGGCACCGCATCGAACAGGATGCCCGCTTCTACTTCGTGCACAGCTATTACGCCAGCCCGGAGAAAAGCAATCAGGTAGCTGGTCGTTGCCATTACGGCGTCGATTTTGCCGCCGCCATGATCCGCGACAACGTCTTCGCTACCCAGTTTCACCCGGAGAAAAGCCATACCAACGGCCTGCAGTTGCTGCGCAACTTTCTTGCCTGGGATGGCCGCTGGTAA
- a CDS encoding ABC transporter permease — protein MLDLHGFGPALLEGTWVTVRLSLASLALGLVLGLLGASAKISSRWYLRTVGGFYTSVVRGVPETLWVLVAYFGTVSTLNWIGSHFGYPQLSFSPFIAGTLALGLCFGAYATEVFRGALLSIPQGQKEAGQALGLSSLRIFWRITLPQLWRVALPGLGNLYLILLKDTALVSLITLNELMRQARIAGQATREPFTFLFAAALIYLGLTVIIMAALHWFEKRANRGYTRTEL, from the coding sequence ATGCTAGATCTCCACGGTTTCGGACCTGCTCTGCTTGAGGGCACCTGGGTGACGGTGCGCCTGTCACTGGCGTCGCTGGCACTCGGCCTGGTGCTGGGGCTGTTGGGTGCCAGCGCGAAAATTTCCTCGCGCTGGTATCTGCGTACGGTCGGTGGATTCTATACCTCGGTGGTGCGTGGCGTGCCGGAAACCCTCTGGGTGCTGGTGGCCTACTTTGGCACCGTCTCCACTCTAAACTGGATCGGTAGCCACTTTGGTTATCCCCAACTGAGTTTCAGTCCCTTTATTGCCGGCACCCTGGCGCTGGGACTGTGCTTTGGTGCCTACGCGACCGAAGTGTTTCGTGGTGCCTTGTTGAGTATCCCGCAAGGGCAAAAAGAGGCCGGCCAGGCGCTGGGTCTGTCATCCTTGCGCATCTTCTGGCGTATCACCCTGCCGCAGCTATGGCGGGTGGCGCTGCCGGGGCTGGGCAATCTCTACCTGATTCTGCTCAAGGATACCGCGCTGGTCTCCCTGATCACCCTGAACGAACTCATGCGCCAGGCGCGGATTGCCGGCCAGGCCACACGTGAGCCCTTTACTTTCCTGTTTGCTGCGGCTCTGATCTACCTGGGCCTGACCGTCATCATCATGGCTGCGCTGCATTGGTTCGAGAAGCGCGCCAATCGCGGTTATACAAGGACCGAGCTATGA
- the hisB gene encoding imidazoleglycerol-phosphate dehydratase HisB, translated as MAERKASVERNTLETQIKVEINLDGSGKADFDIGVPFLEHMLDQIARHGLIDMHIHCRGDLHIDDHHTVEDVGITLGQAFAKAVGDKKGIRRYGHSYVPLDEALSRVVIDFSGRPGLHMDVPYTRASVGGFDVDLFMEFFQGFVNHSQTTLHIDNLKGVNTHHQIETVFKAFGRALRMALEADPRMADMMPSTKGCL; from the coding sequence ATGGCCGAGCGCAAGGCCAGCGTCGAACGCAACACTCTGGAAACCCAGATCAAGGTTGAGATCAACCTGGATGGCAGCGGCAAGGCCGATTTCGATATCGGCGTGCCCTTTCTGGAGCACATGCTGGATCAGATCGCCCGTCACGGGCTGATCGACATGCACATCCACTGCCGCGGCGACCTGCACATCGACGATCACCACACCGTGGAAGATGTCGGCATCACATTGGGTCAGGCCTTTGCCAAGGCCGTGGGTGACAAAAAAGGGATCCGTCGTTACGGCCACAGCTATGTGCCGCTGGACGAGGCCCTGTCACGCGTGGTGATCGATTTCTCCGGCCGTCCCGGACTGCATATGGATGTCCCCTACACCCGTGCCAGCGTCGGTGGATTTGATGTCGACCTGTTCATGGAGTTCTTCCAGGGCTTCGTCAACCACTCGCAGACCACCTTGCACATCGACAATCTGAAAGGGGTGAACACCCACCACCAGATTGAAACCGTGTTCAAGGCCTTCGGTCGTGCCCTGCGCATGGCGCTGGAAGCCGATCCGCGCATGGCTGACATGATGCCTTCGACCAAGGGTTGCCTGTAA
- a CDS encoding ABC transporter substrate-binding protein, which yields MKSFKQAVLAGAVAVFMSLPAMAETLRIGTEGAYPPFNLVDSDGEVVGFDIDIAKALCAEMEVECTIVTSDWDGIIPALNTNRFDFLVASMSITDERKQAVDFTDPYYTNKLQFVAPKSADFEVDAESLKGKTIGAQRATIAGQWLEDNMADVVRIRLYDTQENAYLDMSAGRIDGVLADNFVQYEWLQSDAGANFEFKGEPVFDDDKIGIAVRKDDPLRERLNEALAAIVEDGTYEEINAKYFPFSIY from the coding sequence ATGAAAAGCTTCAAACAGGCGGTATTGGCAGGGGCGGTTGCGGTATTTATGAGTCTGCCGGCAATGGCTGAAACGCTGCGGATTGGTACTGAAGGCGCTTACCCGCCCTTCAACCTGGTCGACAGCGATGGTGAAGTGGTCGGGTTTGATATCGATATTGCCAAGGCGCTGTGTGCGGAAATGGAGGTCGAATGCACCATCGTGACTTCGGACTGGGATGGCATCATTCCGGCGCTGAACACCAATCGTTTCGATTTTCTGGTCGCCTCCATGTCGATCACTGATGAGCGCAAGCAGGCGGTCGACTTTACCGACCCTTACTACACCAACAAGCTGCAGTTCGTCGCGCCCAAGTCAGCGGACTTTGAAGTTGATGCCGAGAGCCTGAAAGGCAAGACGATCGGTGCCCAGCGCGCGACCATCGCCGGTCAGTGGCTGGAAGACAATATGGCCGACGTGGTGCGTATTCGGTTGTATGACACCCAGGAGAATGCCTATCTGGATATGAGTGCCGGGCGTATCGACGGGGTGCTGGCGGATAACTTTGTGCAGTACGAATGGTTGCAGAGCGATGCGGGTGCCAATTTCGAATTCAAGGGCGAGCCGGTATTCGATGATGACAAGATCGGCATTGCCGTGCGCAAGGATGACCCGCTGCGCGAACGTCTGAATGAAGCGCTGGCAGCTATCGTTGAAGACGGTACCTACGAAGAAATCAACGCCAAGTATTTCCCCTTCAGCATCTATTGA
- the hisA gene encoding 1-(5-phosphoribosyl)-5-[(5-phosphoribosylamino)methylideneamino]imidazole-4-carboxamide isomerase, producing MLIIPAIDLKDGACVRLRQGLMEDATVFSDDPVAMAAKWVEAGCRRLHLVDLNGAFEGKPVNGDAVTAIAKRYPDLPIQIGGGIRSLETIEEYVKAGVSYVIIGTKAVKQPQFVGEACRAFPGKVIVGLDAKDGFVATDGWAEVSSIQVIDLAKRFEADGVSAIVYTDIAKDGMMQGCNVEATAALANATRIPVIASGGIHHIGDIQTLLDAGAPGIMGAITGRAIYEGTLDVAEAQALCDRHSGR from the coding sequence ATGCTGATTATTCCCGCTATTGACCTCAAAGACGGCGCTTGCGTGCGCCTGCGTCAGGGCCTGATGGAGGATGCCACCGTGTTCTCCGACGACCCGGTGGCCATGGCCGCCAAATGGGTTGAAGCCGGTTGCCGTCGCCTGCACCTGGTCGATCTCAATGGCGCCTTTGAGGGCAAGCCGGTGAATGGGGATGCGGTGACCGCCATTGCCAAACGCTACCCTGATTTGCCAATCCAGATTGGTGGCGGTATTCGTTCGCTGGAAACCATCGAGGAATACGTCAAGGCCGGTGTCAGTTACGTCATCATCGGCACCAAGGCGGTCAAGCAGCCCCAGTTCGTGGGCGAAGCCTGCCGTGCCTTTCCCGGCAAGGTGATCGTCGGCCTGGATGCCAAGGATGGTTTTGTTGCCACTGATGGCTGGGCTGAAGTCAGCAGCATTCAGGTCATTGACCTGGCCAAGCGCTTTGAAGCCGATGGCGTATCTGCCATCGTGTACACGGATATCGCCAAAGACGGCATGATGCAGGGCTGTAACGTAGAAGCCACAGCGGCACTGGCGAATGCGACCCGCATTCCGGTCATTGCCTCCGGCGGTATCCACCATATCGGTGACATTCAGACCCTGCTCGACGCCGGTGCACCCGGCATCATGGGCGCCATTACCGGCCGCGCCATTTACGAAGGCACGCTGGATGTGGCGGAAGCGCAGGCGCTGTGCGACCGCCACAGCGGTCGTTGA
- the mutY gene encoding A/G-specific adenine glycosylase yields MMAADFSAAVLAWFDQHGRKDLPWQQNKTPYRVWLSEIMLQQTQVATVIPYYQRFIAELPTVQALAAAPADQVLHLWTGLGYYSRARNLHRAAQQVVSEYGGDFPRDLEQLMALPGIGRSTAGAIASLSMGLRAPILDGNVKRVLARYHAISGWTGSTSVQKQLWTLAERYTPEDRVADYTQAMMDLGATLCSRSKPACLMCPLRSGCEARALGTPTAFPEPKPRKQLPVRTCLMPFLRNPDGNIWLQRRPDSGLWGGLWCPPQFSDDAELADWLQEQGLRVSQQQSMTPLRHTFSHFHLDIRPLLIDVTEATGVAEPGQVWYNLRQPTPLGLAAPVKKLLQRVPQD; encoded by the coding sequence GTGATGGCGGCTGATTTCAGCGCGGCCGTGCTGGCCTGGTTTGATCAGCACGGCCGCAAGGATCTGCCCTGGCAACAGAACAAAACCCCCTACCGGGTCTGGCTGTCGGAAATCATGCTGCAGCAGACCCAGGTAGCTACCGTGATTCCTTACTACCAGCGCTTTATCGCTGAGTTACCGACCGTTCAGGCATTGGCCGCAGCACCGGCCGATCAGGTGCTGCACCTGTGGACCGGGTTGGGCTATTACAGCCGCGCACGCAACCTGCATCGAGCAGCACAGCAGGTCGTCAGCGAGTATGGGGGTGACTTTCCGCGAGATCTGGAGCAACTGATGGCGCTGCCGGGAATTGGCCGCTCCACGGCCGGGGCGATTGCCAGCCTGAGCATGGGGCTGCGCGCGCCGATTCTGGATGGCAACGTCAAGCGGGTCCTGGCCCGTTACCACGCCATTTCTGGTTGGACCGGCAGCACGTCGGTACAAAAGCAGCTGTGGACCCTGGCCGAGCGCTACACGCCGGAAGATCGGGTTGCCGATTACACCCAGGCGATGATGGATCTGGGGGCGACCCTGTGTTCGCGGAGTAAACCCGCTTGTCTGATGTGCCCGTTACGCAGTGGCTGTGAGGCGCGTGCACTGGGTACGCCAACCGCCTTCCCGGAACCAAAACCGCGCAAGCAATTGCCGGTGCGCACCTGTTTGATGCCTTTTCTGCGTAATCCGGATGGCAACATCTGGCTGCAACGCCGACCGGATAGCGGGCTCTGGGGTGGTCTCTGGTGCCCGCCGCAATTCAGCGATGACGCCGAGTTGGCCGATTGGCTGCAAGAGCAGGGCTTGCGTGTCAGCCAGCAGCAGAGCATGACGCCCCTGCGACACACCTTCAGCCACTTCCATCTGGATATCCGGCCGTTGCTGATTGACGTCACTGAAGCGACTGGCGTGGCCGAGCCGGGTCAGGTCTGGTATAACCTGCGGCAACCGACCCCGTTGGGTCTGGCGGCCCCGGTGAAGAAACTGTTGCAACGGGTGCCGCAGGACTGA
- a CDS encoding oxidative damage protection protein, with product MSRMVQCRKYKQELPGLERPPYPGAKGEAIFNDVSKKAWDEWQAHQTMLINERRLNMMDPDDRKFIQQEMDKFLAGEDYAQAEGYVPPSE from the coding sequence ATGAGCCGAATGGTGCAATGCCGTAAATACAAGCAGGAACTGCCTGGCCTGGAGCGCCCGCCTTATCCCGGTGCCAAGGGCGAAGCCATTTTCAATGATGTGTCGAAAAAAGCCTGGGATGAGTGGCAGGCGCACCAGACCATGCTGATCAACGAGCGCCGGCTGAATATGATGGACCCGGATGACCGCAAATTCATCCAGCAGGAAATGGATAAATTCCTCGCCGGCGAAGACTATGCGCAGGCTGAAGGCTATGTTCCACCAAGTGAATGA
- a CDS encoding ABC transporter permease, giving the protein MTWAERWEMVMRWSPDLWEGALMTLELVGIAVVVGLILAIPLGLARASRHWYIRALPYGYIFFFRGTPLLLQLFLVYYGLAQFDAVRESWVWHYLREPYWCALITMTLHTAAYIAEILRGAIQAVPPGEVEAARALGMSRRQALQHIILPRAIRIGLPAYGNEVILMLKASAVVYMITLMDIMGTVQTINSRTYQYELFYLVAGLMYLSITLVFTQLFRLLERWLKVDASRRR; this is encoded by the coding sequence ATGACCTGGGCCGAGCGTTGGGAAATGGTCATGCGCTGGTCACCGGACCTGTGGGAAGGTGCCCTGATGACCCTGGAGCTGGTCGGTATTGCCGTGGTGGTGGGGTTGATCCTGGCTATTCCGCTGGGGCTGGCGCGTGCCTCGCGCCACTGGTATATCCGCGCCTTGCCCTATGGCTATATCTTTTTCTTTCGTGGCACGCCCTTGTTGCTGCAACTGTTCCTGGTCTATTACGGCCTGGCCCAGTTCGACGCCGTGCGCGAGAGCTGGGTCTGGCATTACCTGCGCGAGCCATACTGGTGTGCGCTGATCACCATGACCCTGCATACTGCCGCCTATATTGCCGAAATCCTGCGCGGGGCAATCCAGGCCGTGCCGCCCGGTGAAGTCGAGGCGGCAAGGGCACTGGGCATGTCACGCCGGCAGGCATTGCAGCACATCATTTTGCCGCGCGCCATCCGCATTGGTCTGCCGGCTTACGGCAACGAAGTCATTCTGATGCTCAAGGCCAGTGCCGTTGTCTACATGATCACGCTGATGGACATTATGGGCACGGTACAGACCATCAACTCCCGCACTTATCAATACGAGTTGTTCTATCTGGTTGCTGGCCTTATGTATCTGTCGATTACCCTGGTCTTCACTCAGTTGTTCCGTCTGCTTGAGCGCTGGCTCAAGGTCGATGCCAGTCGGCGACGCTGA
- a CDS encoding NAD(P)/FAD-dependent oxidoreductase, with protein sequence MADVEIVVVGAGAVGLAIAANLAQVGHEVLVLEQEAWVGQHASSRNSEVIHAGLYYPPGSLKAQACRRGRDLLYAWCAEHQVPHRAVGKLLVAVTDGELPALRRLQSNAAANGVHLDYLDADGLHALEPAVRGVAALHSPLTGIVDSHALLQSFEAQLQQGGGAVQLNTRVKRVTRTGQQFQLHGQSVGEAFALSCQWLINSAGLYAQQLAQCIDGLPSSSIPPIHWCQGRYFSYQGRSPFSHLIYPMPEANTAGLGVHATLDLAGQLRFGPDVRYVEQLDYQVDEQLREDFARAIQRYWPDCQPQRLSPAYAGVRAKLSAPGEPVADFQLQDGRELGVPGLINLYGIESPGLTASLALAERVGELVQGAALSQGKY encoded by the coding sequence GTGGCAGATGTTGAAATAGTTGTGGTGGGTGCCGGTGCGGTCGGGTTGGCCATCGCCGCCAATCTGGCTCAGGTCGGGCATGAGGTGCTGGTGCTGGAACAGGAGGCCTGGGTCGGCCAGCATGCTTCCAGTCGCAACAGCGAAGTGATTCATGCCGGGCTCTACTACCCGCCGGGTTCGCTCAAGGCGCAGGCCTGCCGGCGCGGGCGTGACCTGCTCTATGCCTGGTGCGCCGAGCATCAGGTGCCACATCGTGCAGTGGGCAAGTTGTTGGTTGCCGTTACCGATGGCGAGCTGCCGGCGTTGCGCCGTTTGCAGTCCAACGCAGCGGCCAACGGCGTCCATCTGGACTATCTTGATGCCGACGGCTTGCATGCCCTTGAGCCGGCCGTGCGTGGTGTGGCTGCGCTGCATTCGCCGTTGACCGGGATTGTCGACAGTCATGCCTTGTTGCAATCCTTTGAAGCACAACTGCAGCAGGGTGGGGGTGCGGTACAGTTGAATACCCGGGTTAAGCGGGTAACCCGCACCGGGCAGCAGTTTCAGCTGCACGGTCAGAGTGTGGGTGAAGCCTTTGCGCTGAGCTGCCAGTGGCTGATCAACAGTGCCGGGCTCTATGCCCAGCAACTGGCGCAGTGTATCGACGGCTTGCCTTCTTCGAGTATTCCACCCATTCACTGGTGTCAGGGCCGCTATTTTTCCTATCAGGGCCGTTCCCCCTTCAGTCACCTGATCTACCCCATGCCGGAAGCCAATACGGCCGGCCTGGGTGTACACGCCACACTGGATCTGGCGGGCCAGCTGCGGTTTGGCCCGGATGTACGTTATGTGGAGCAGCTGGATTATCAGGTGGATGAGCAACTGCGCGAGGATTTTGCCCGCGCTATCCAGCGTTACTGGCCTGATTGCCAGCCACAGCGGCTGAGCCCGGCCTATGCCGGGGTTCGCGCCAAACTAAGCGCCCCGGGTGAGCCGGTGGCGGATTTTCAGTTGCAGGATGGGCGTGAGTTGGGGGTGCCAGGGCTGATCAATCTGTACGGTATCGAGTCCCCGGGTCTGACGGCGAGCCTGGCTCTGGCTGAACGGGTTGGGGAACTTGTGCAGGGGGCGGCACTGTCTCAAGGAAAGTACTGA
- a CDS encoding AsmA family protein codes for MKSLAKVLGLVVLAIVLLLAALLFFLTQMFDPNDYREQIQQAARDQARVELTLGGEIGWSLFPWLGIELSEVSVAPLDDPDQPLAQIGNLGLGVEVMPLLRRQLRMSDVILDSVQINLLVDEQGRGNWQSFTEDGAADAEPAEGSQPEQEGGDFNIAVESVRITNAGIDYRDQQSGQRLSIRDANLTSGALIPGEPIDLDLEGLLVLEDPALRMRLGLDTVLTFDPGRERYQLQGLDLQVTASGEPFSGRSVDMRLQGDALYDGVANVAEVEQMRLALNDLRASGEFRASNLAEAVRLGGRIDVAEFDGRALLGSLGQDVPETANADALKRIALAANLNGSASSLLLEDLRLQLDGTELRGNLGVSDFSRQALRFDLRAAELNLDDYLPPTAESTAPDTSAGRGGSRSDQPPEPWSDEPVLPLDLLASLDVDGRLALDQVQLTGQSINAFKAAVVARNGRVQITALEGDMFEGSFDLTAEIDSRQTPLSISLNANLEGMNALALQRGYQIPEQLRGQLNTRTELRAQGNSIKRWMNSLGGNARFDVAEGALLGINMEEQLCSAIALVNRESLSEPFAAEDTVFEQLSGSFTIRDGVISNSDMRAALPGMEARGRGDINLPDQRLDYRVGLVLEGDTREMPDPACRVNERYQGIEWPLRCRGYLHNAASSCGVDSEGVGQIAARLLGREAQRKLEERLFGSRDDDAEDDSETETEVDAEGEGDEEREPDVRDAIRGLLNR; via the coding sequence ATGAAGTCACTTGCCAAGGTATTGGGCCTGGTTGTGCTCGCCATTGTGTTGCTGCTGGCGGCGCTGCTGTTCTTTCTCACCCAGATGTTTGATCCCAACGATTACCGTGAGCAGATTCAGCAGGCGGCCCGTGATCAGGCCAGAGTAGAGTTGACCCTGGGCGGTGAGATCGGCTGGTCTCTGTTCCCCTGGTTGGGAATCGAGTTGAGTGAGGTGAGTGTTGCACCGCTGGATGATCCAGACCAGCCATTGGCGCAAATCGGTAACCTGGGGCTTGGCGTTGAAGTCATGCCCCTGCTGCGTCGTCAGTTGCGCATGAGTGATGTAATCCTCGACAGCGTGCAGATCAATTTGCTGGTTGATGAGCAGGGCCGCGGTAACTGGCAATCCTTCACCGAGGATGGCGCCGCTGACGCTGAACCGGCTGAGGGTTCACAACCGGAGCAGGAAGGTGGCGATTTCAATATTGCCGTCGAGAGTGTGCGTATCACCAATGCAGGCATCGATTACCGGGACCAGCAAAGTGGTCAGCGTTTGAGTATTCGCGATGCCAATCTGACCAGTGGTGCACTGATTCCGGGTGAGCCGATTGACCTTGATCTGGAAGGTTTGCTGGTGCTGGAAGACCCCGCCTTGCGTATGCGGCTCGGGTTGGACACTGTCCTGACCTTTGATCCCGGCCGCGAGCGCTATCAATTGCAGGGTCTGGACCTGCAGGTAACCGCCAGCGGCGAGCCCTTTTCCGGGCGCTCGGTAGACATGCGTCTGCAGGGTGACGCCCTTTATGACGGGGTTGCCAATGTGGCTGAAGTTGAGCAGATGCGTCTGGCGCTGAATGATCTGCGTGCCAGCGGTGAGTTCAGGGCGAGCAACCTGGCAGAGGCCGTGCGGCTGGGTGGTCGTATCGATGTGGCAGAGTTTGATGGTCGAGCACTGCTCGGCTCGTTGGGGCAGGACGTGCCGGAAACGGCCAATGCCGATGCATTGAAGCGCATTGCTCTGGCAGCAAACCTGAATGGCAGCGCCAGCAGCCTGTTGCTGGAAGATCTGCGCCTGCAGCTGGATGGTACCGAATTGCGCGGCAACCTGGGTGTCAGTGATTTTTCCCGCCAGGCGCTGCGCTTTGATTTGCGTGCTGCCGAGTTGAACCTGGATGACTATCTGCCGCCAACGGCGGAGTCGACAGCCCCAGACACGTCTGCGGGGCGTGGTGGCAGCCGTTCCGATCAGCCGCCTGAGCCCTGGAGCGACGAGCCGGTGCTGCCACTGGATCTGCTTGCCAGCCTCGACGTGGATGGCCGGCTGGCGCTGGATCAGGTGCAACTGACCGGGCAGAGCATAAACGCCTTCAAGGCGGCGGTAGTGGCGCGCAATGGTCGGGTACAGATCACGGCCCTGGAAGGTGACATGTTCGAGGGCAGCTTTGACCTGACGGCCGAGATCGACAGCCGGCAAACCCCGCTGAGCATTAGTCTCAATGCCAACCTGGAGGGCATGAATGCCCTGGCCTTGCAGCGTGGTTACCAGATTCCCGAGCAGCTGCGTGGACAGTTGAATACCCGTACCGAGCTCCGCGCTCAGGGCAACAGCATCAAACGCTGGATGAATAGCCTGGGTGGCAACGCCCGCTTTGATGTGGCTGAAGGCGCCTTGCTGGGCATCAATATGGAGGAGCAGCTGTGTAGTGCTATTGCATTGGTCAATCGGGAGAGCCTGAGTGAGCCTTTTGCGGCAGAAGATACGGTCTTCGAGCAGTTGTCAGGCAGTTTCACGATTCGCGACGGTGTGATCAGCAACAGCGATATGCGTGCCGCTTTGCCGGGCATGGAGGCACGGGGACGCGGCGATATCAACTTGCCCGACCAGCGTCTGGATTATCGGGTCGGTCTTGTGCTGGAGGGCGACACCCGGGAAATGCCCGATCCGGCGTGTCGGGTGAACGAGCGCTACCAGGGTATCGAGTGGCCGCTGCGCTGCCGTGGTTATCTGCATAATGCCGCCAGCAGTTGCGGTGTAGACAGTGAAGGGGTGGGCCAGATTGCTGCCCGTTTGCTCGGACGAGAAGCCCAACGCAAACTGGAAGAGCGTTTGTTCGGCTCGCGGGATGACGATGCTGAGGATGACAGCGAGACCGAGACCGAGGTTGATGCTGAGGGTGAAGGTGACGAAGAACGTGAACCCGACGTGCGCGATGCCATTCGTGGCCTGCTCAACCGGTGA
- a CDS encoding ABC transporter ATP-binding protein, with amino-acid sequence MTPPALEVRKLHKRYGDLEVLKGVDLTARDGDVISILGSSGSGKSTLLRCINLLENPHEGQIFVAGEELKLKPGKGGELVAADNRQVNRLRARVGFVFQSFNLWPHMSILDNIIEAPRRVLGQSKADAIAAAEVFLTKVGIADKMHAFPAQLSGGQQQRAAIARTLAMQPRVILFDEPTSALDPEMVQEVLGVIRKLADEGRTMLLVTHEMGFARQVSSQVVFLHQGVVEEIGTPEQVFDQPTSERCKQFMSSHK; translated from the coding sequence GTGACACCACCAGCCCTGGAAGTGCGCAAATTACACAAACGCTACGGCGATCTTGAAGTACTCAAGGGCGTCGACCTGACGGCCCGCGATGGCGATGTGATTTCCATTCTGGGCTCCTCCGGTTCGGGCAAAAGTACCTTGCTGCGTTGCATCAATCTGTTGGAAAACCCGCATGAAGGCCAGATTTTCGTTGCCGGCGAAGAGCTCAAACTCAAGCCGGGCAAGGGCGGTGAACTGGTGGCGGCTGACAACAGGCAGGTCAACCGTCTGCGGGCTCGGGTTGGCTTCGTATTCCAGAGCTTCAATCTATGGCCGCACATGAGCATCCTCGACAATATCATCGAGGCGCCGCGGCGCGTGCTGGGTCAGTCCAAGGCCGATGCCATCGCCGCCGCTGAAGTCTTTCTCACCAAAGTCGGCATTGCCGACAAGATGCATGCCTTTCCCGCCCAGCTCTCCGGTGGCCAGCAGCAGCGAGCGGCCATCGCCCGCACGCTGGCCATGCAGCCACGGGTCATTCTGTTTGATGAGCCTACCTCGGCACTGGACCCGGAAATGGTCCAGGAAGTGCTTGGCGTTATTCGCAAGCTGGCCGATGAAGGCCGGACTATGCTGTTGGTTACTCACGAGATGGGTTTTGCCCGTCAAGTGTCCAGCCAGGTGGTGTTTCTCCACCAGGGCGTTGTAGAAGAAATCGGCACGCCGGAACAGGTCTTCGACCAGCCGACGTCCGAGCGTTGCAAGCAATTCATGTCCAGTCACAAGTAA